The proteins below are encoded in one region of Silene latifolia isolate original U9 population chromosome 2, ASM4854445v1, whole genome shotgun sequence:
- the LOC141644338 gene encoding uncharacterized protein LOC141644338, protein MVCAFSLSATAINGVSRHGITKVYMSRFCIANYNAASALLPRANLAPQVSKHFSSSLAEALTGQLSAASTTQLSKEWFALRKDKLTTSTFSTVMGFWKGTGRADLWSEKVFASATKSIKASAMEWGVLNEAAAIEKYKSITGHDVTLMGFAIHPDYKFDWLGTSPDGLINCPQDSGILEVKCPYNKGKPALASPWSRVPFRYMPQVQGQMEIMDRDWVDLYCWTPNGSTIFRVHREPEYWDLMHEILHEFWWKNVVPARAAFLARGKEAANFYKPSSKHTLTRQVISESIKLASEAKLLCKETGDHVEFYT, encoded by the coding sequence ATGGTCTGTGCATTTTCTTTAAGCGCAACAGCTATTAATGGCGTTAGTCGTCATGGTATTACCAAAGTTTACATGTCAAGATTCTGCATCGCGAATTACAATGCTGCCTCAGCACTCCTCCCAAGAGCCAACCTCGCCCCACAAGTTTCTAAACACTTCTCGTCCTCATTGGCGGAAGCACTGACTGGTCAGCTATCTGCTGCTAGTACAACACAACTTTCAAAAGAGTGGTTCGCACTCCGCAAGGATAAGCTTACAACCAGTACATTCAGCACTGTTATGGGGTTCTGGAAGGGGACAGGGCGGGCTGATCTCTGGAGTGAAAAGGTTTTCGCTTCTGCTACCAAATCTATAAAAGCTTCTGCTATGGAATGGGGCGTTCTTAACGAGGCAGCTGCTATTGAGAAGTACAAGAGCATTACTGGACATGACGTGACCCTTATGGGTTTTGCGATTCATCCTGATTATAAATTTGATTGGCTCGGTACCTCACCCGATGGTCTTATTAATTGCCCTCAAGACTCCGGCATTCTAGAAGTAAAATGCCCTTATAACAAAGGGAAGCCTGCTTTGGCTTCGCCCTGGTCAAGAGTGCCCTTCCGTTATATGCCTCAGGTCCAGGGTCAGATGGAGATAATGGACCGAGATTGGGTTGATCTATATTGTTGGACACCTAATGGAAGCACGATATTTAGAGTACATAGAGAACCTGAATATTGGGATCTTATGCATGAAATTCTACATGAATTTTGGTGGAAAAATGTCGTTCCTGCTAGAGCAGCCTTCTTAGCTCGTGGCAAAGAAGCAGCCAACTTTTATAAACCATCCTCTAAACACACTCTAACAAGACAAGTGATTTCCGAGAGCATTAAGTTAGCATCTGAGGCGAAATTGTTGTGCAAGGAGACTGGTGATCATGTAGAATTCTATACATGA
- the LOC141644340 gene encoding putative ABC transporter C family member 15, with protein sequence MLQMGFDVEGVLERLSMEIGIEVVNVVFCILFLTWVLVDILKNRNNISVREIKITENFNYGGNNPNFCIRIMTPLCSIIMCILYLCYPLYELYWCNKSMSFSSISSGLTWVLATVILVYSEGGVRREEKSWPLVLVFWWVYSLIYSMVLVIFYMMKNWTTMSFFNLDFPKAEFIDFLGLPLSVLLCCNGVLSICGGKRRYEHELEKSLLPPEVKSIVTVESSFANSGIWSKVTFSWLNQLFRVGRIQLLELSDIPPVPESETAQNASSLLEESIRKKKTDVFSLPEAIFSTIWRSLLATAFLAWITTMASYVGPVLITRFVDYMSTKKEGAGYEQGITLALVFFFAKSIESISQRLWYFGASRIGVRVRAAIVSLVYKKSLNIKLFAEGEGNGKIINFINVDAERIGEFFWHIHGIWLLPLQVFLALVILYVNLGATPAIAALSSTILVMVCNSPLANSQETLHSKIMEAKDSRIKATSEILKNMRVLKLHSWESKFRDKLLKLRETEESWLSKYLYTCSVVAFLFWASPALVSGVTFGVCILVKTPLTSGTVLSALATFRILQDPIYNLPELISVIAQTRVSIARIENFLKGEDQVSLDYNKFKASSLAIEIQAGEYSWGLNLNDYSTRKPTVKITENLQLKKGCKVAICGSVGSGKSSLLCSILGEIPRISGGESKVFGSKAYVPQSSWIQTGTVRDNVLFGKDMDKAFYEDVLEACALNKDLQMWADADLCVVGERGLNLSGGQKQRIQLARAIYSNADVYFLDDPFSAVDAHTCAHLFKRCLMEMLSEKTVVYVTHQLEFLDASDLVLVMKDGRIIQSGKYEDLIMDADGELVSQMAAHKKSLEQVNSNDGGNDLAKKSVPGVPISLIEETFPCLIQYDNVQKSNDEETLRGRVNWHVYSDFVLAAYKGGLVPVIILCQILFQGLQMCSSYWIAWATETEGRVSNNQLIGYFLLFSGGSCVFILGRTVFLSTIAIKTAHTMFHDMISSVFSAPISFFDFTPSSRILTRTSTDQSTVDMDIPYRLAGLVFALIQLISIIVLMSQVAWQVVLIFVAVIAISCWYQSYYITTARELARMVGVRKAPILHHFSESMMGSSTIRCFNQEDRFRQKVLKLVNDYSQVTFHNIAAMEWLSLRINLLFNLAFFVVLSILVMMPSSAIDPSLSGLAATYGLNMNVLQAWIIWNLCNVENKMISVERIQEFSRLPGEAPQIIENNRPKPDWPSKGCIQLENLHIRYAPSLPLVLKGITCTIPAKMKVGVVGRTGSGKSTLIQALFRVVEPTQGHILIDGIDIGKIGLKDLRSKLSIIPQDPTLFQGTVRANLDPLQEHSDQEIWEVLNKCHGLAAIVRQNHRQLDAPVAEDGENWSVGQRQLVCLARVLLQKRRILVLDEATASVDTATDNLIQKTLKNETSECTVITVAHRIPTVIDNDLVLVLDQGKVAEYNSPSELLKDSSTAFSKLVQEFLHRSSRQRDRDDMFEEFH encoded by the exons ATGCTGCAAATGGGTTTTGATGTAGAAGGGGTTTTAGAGAGGTTATCAATGGAGATTGGGATTGAGGTAGTAAATGTAGTATTTTGTATATTATTTCTTACATGGGTTTTAGTAGATATATTGAAAAATAGGAATAATATTAGTGTAAGGGAAATAAAAATAACAGAGAATTTCAATTATGGTGGAAATAATCCCAATTTTTGCATTAGAATAATGACCCCTCTTTGCAGTATAATAATGTGTATTTTATATTTGTGTTATCCTTTATATGAATTGTATTGGTGCAATAAAAGTATGTCATTCAGTTCAATTTCATCTGGTTTGACATGGGTTTTAGCCACTGTAATTCTTGTGTATTCGGAAGGCGGAGTCCGTCGAGAGGAGAAGTCATGGCCTTTGGTATTGGTGTTTTGGTGGGTATATTCATTGATATATTCTATGGTTTTGGTGATATTTTATATGATGAAGAATTGGACAACTATGAGTTTTTTCAATCTCGATTTCCCTAAGGCCGAGTTTATTGATTTCTTGGGTTTGCCATTGTCTGTTCTTTTGTGCTGCAACGGAGTGTTGTCGATTTGTGGGGGTAAGAGGAGGTATGAGCATGAACTTGAGAAATCATTGCTCCCTCCAGAAGTTAAGAGTATTGTGACGGTGGAATCTTCGTTTGCTAACTCGGGTATTTGGAGCAAAGTTACTTTTTCTTGGCTTAATCAGCTTTTTAGAGTTGGTAGAATACAGTTGCTTGAGTTATCAGATATTCCACCTGTTCCGGAATCAGAGACTGCACAGAATGCTTCATCTTTGTTGGAAGAGTCGATTCGCAAGAAGAAAACAGATGTGTTTTCTTTACCAGAAGCCATTTTTTCCACCATTTGGAGATCGCTGCTGGCCACTGCCTTCTTAGCCT GGATAACCACGATGGCTTCATACGTAGGTCCTGTACTCATAACTCGCTTTGTTGATTACATGTCGACAAAGAAGGAAGGGGCCGGTTATGAACAAGGCATAACCCTTGCGTTAGTCTTTTTCTTTGCCAAGAGCATTGAGTCGATATCACAAAGGCTGTGGTACTTTGGTGCTTCTCGGATAGGTGTTCGAGTCAGAGCAGCTATTGTTTCATTGGTATACAAGAAGTCTCTGAATATAAAGCTATTTGCTGAAGGAGAAGGCAATGGCAAAATCATCAACTTCATTAATGTTGATGCCGAGAGAATTGGAGAGTTCTTTTGGCATATACACGGTATTTGGCTACTGCCCTTGCAAGTATTTCTTGCCCTTGTTATTCTGTATGTAAACCTTGGAGCGACTCCTGCGATTGCTGCACTTTCTTCCACCATTTTGGTTATGGTTTGCAATAGTCCTTTAGCTAATAGTCAAGAGACCTTACATTCAAAGATCATGGAAGCTAAGGATTCAAGAATAAAAGCAACTTCCGAAATTTTGAAGAATATGAGAGTGCTTAAACTCCATTCTTGGGAATCCAAGTTTCGGGATAAGCTTCTTAAACTAAGAGAAACCGAGGAGTCATGGTTAAGCAAGTATTTGTATACATGCTCGGTTGTTGCTTTTCTATTTTGGGCTTCACCTGCTTTGGTTTCCGGTGTTACTTTTGGTGTGTGCATTTTGGTTAAGACACCGTTAACTTCAGGGACCGTTCTCTCTGCTCTTGCAACATTCAGGATCTTACAAGATCCTATATACAATCTCCCTGAACTTATATCAGTGATAGCCCAAACAAGGGTATCAATTGCTCGCATTGAGAACTTCCTTAAGGGTGAAGATCAGGTGTCACTAGATTACAATAAATTTAAAGCATCAAGTCTCGCGATTGAAATTCAGGCAGGCGAATATTCATGGGGGTTGAATTTGAATGATTATAGTACGCGGAAGCCTACAGTAAAAATAACTGAAAATTTGCAGCTTAAAAAAGGTTGCAAGGTTGCCATCTGTGGGTCAGTTGGTTCAGGGAAATCTAGCCTGCTTTGCAGTATCCTCGGTGAAATTCCGAGAATTTCTGGTGGTGAGAGTAAGGTATTTGGCTCAAAGGCTTATGTTCCTCAGAGCTCCTGGATTCAAACTGGGACTGTCAGAGATAATGTATTGTTCGGAAAGGATATGGATAAAGCTTTTTATGAAGATGTTTTAGAAGCATGTGCTTTGAACAAAGATCTGCAGATGTGGGCAGATGCTGATTTGTGTGTAGTCGGAGAAAGAGGACTTAATCTAAGCGGAGGCCAGAAACAGCGTATTCAACTCGCTAGGGCTATTTACAGTAATGCAGATGTTTACTTCCTTGATGATCCATTCAGTGCTGTAGATGCTCACACTTGTGCACACCTCTTCAAG AGATGTTTGATGGAAATGCTGTCTGAGAAGACGGTGGTGTATGTAACGCATCAGTTGGAGTTCCTGGATGCTTCAGACCTTGTTTTG GTCATGAAAGATGGCAGAATTATCCAGTCAGGAAAGTATGAGGACTTAATTATGGACGCAGATGGTGAACTCGTTAGTCAGATGGCCGCTCATAAGAAATCTCTTGAACAAGTAAACTCAAATGACGGAGGAAATGATTTGGCCAAAAAGTCGGTTCCAGGGGTGCCCATATCACTTATAGAAGAAACCTTCCCCTGCTTAATCCAGTACGATAATGTGCAGAAAAGTAACGATGAGGAAACGCTAAGAGGACGAGTAAATTGGCACGTTTATTCTGATTTTGTCCTTGCTGCATATAAAGGAGGTCTTGTTCCCGTCATTATCTTATGTCAAATCCTTTTCCAAGGATTGCAAATGTGCAGCAGTTACTGGATCGCTTGGGCGACTGAGACAGAAGGCCGTGTCAGTAACAATCAATTAATTGGATATTTTCTTCTGTTTTCCGGTGGGAGTTGCGTGTTCATTTTAGGCAGGACGGTTTTTCTCTCTACTATCGCTATAAAGACTGCTCATACCATGTTCCATGATATGATTTCCTCGGTTTTTAGTGCTCCTATTTCATTTTTCGACTTCACACCTTCAAGTCGAATACTTACCAGG ACTTCAACTGACCAGAGCACTGTGGATATGGACATTCCCTACAGATTAGCTGGACTGGTTTTTGCTCTGATTCAGCTAATCAGTATAATTGTACTCATGTCTCAAGTAGCTTGGCAAGTCGTGCTTATATTTGTCGCGGTTATTGCAATCTCTTGCTGGTATCAG TCATACTATATAACTACTGCCAGAGAGTTAGCCAGGATGGTCGGCGTAAGAAAAGCACCCATTCTTCACCATTTCTCAGAAAGTATGATGGGATCTTCAACTATCCGGTGCTTCAATCAAGAAGATCGCTTCCGTCAAAAAGTACTTAAGCTGGTTAATGATTACTCACAAGTTACCTTCCACAACATTGCTGCAATGGAATGGCTTTCTTTAAGAATAAATTTGTTGTTCAACTTAGCCTTCTTCGTCGTTCTGAGCATTCTTGTGATGATGCCAAGTTCAGCCATTGACCCAA GTTTATCTGGATTAGCAGCTACATACGGTCTTAATATGAATGTTCTTCAAGCATGGATTATATGGAACTTATGTAATGTAGAGAACAAAATGATATCAGTAGAAAGGATTCAAGAATTTTCCCGACTACCCGGTGAAGCTCCACAAATCATTGAGAATAACCGGCCAAAACCCGATTGGCCAAGCAAAGGATGCATTCAACTCGAAAACCTGCACATACGATATGCTCCTTCTCTACCCTTGGTGCTTAAAGGCATCACCTGCACTATTCCTGCGAAAATGAAAGTCGGAGTGGTAGGCAGGACTGGCAGTGGAAAGTCTACTCTAATTCAAGCCCTTTTTCGGGTGGTGGAGCCTACACAGGGTCATATTCTCATTGATGGGATCGATATTGGTAAAATAGGACTAAAAGATTTGAGATCCAAGCTTAGTATCATTCCTCAAGATCCAACACTTTTTCAAGGAACGGTTCGAGCTAACTTGGATCCTCTTCAAGAACACTCTGATCAAGAAATATGGgag GTGCTTAACAAGTGTCACGGCCTCGCTGCAATCGTAAGGCAGAACCACAGGCAACTTGATGCACCTG TTGCGGAAGACGGGGAAAACTGGAGTGTAGGACAAAGGCAGTTAGTTTGTTTGGCTAGAGTGTTATTGCAGAAGAGAAGAATCCTGGTTTTGGATGAAGCGACAGCATCGGTTGATACAGCAACTGATAATCTTATTCAGAAAACACTAAAGAATGAAACAAGTGAATGTACAGTTATCACTGTTGCCCATAGGATACCTACTGTTATCGACAATGATCTCGTCTTGGTTCTAGATCAAG GCAAGGTGGCAGAGTATAATTCTCCTTCAGAACTATTGAAAGACAGTTCGACAGCATTCTCAAAGTTAGTGCAGGAATTTCTACATAGATCTTCCAGACAACGAGATCGAGATGATATGTTCGAAGAATTCCATTAA
- the LOC141641951 gene encoding putative F-box protein At1g47790, translated as MEVRKRLTVTAEVDPPCHHHRYPTRWKLRRHASHSSLSSHPQANVTVHVPCKRKKVVKCILYLPRDIMFDILLLVPVIVLHQVVRYVCKPWNDIVNDPRFIKAHYQLSSAGLLVQNPLTSLPIYNIEGDNSTEFEFPSNARIFGSFNGLVLFHDLNNLQILSVINPVTKVKISLPPVHGLNNLWLNIGFAISSCGHYNVVVTPPNKVRVMVFTIGIDKAWRFIDLQGKSEMKSITRTAPRFIAGMLYFCNSSNFPCFAMDVDTETIYVIDKPNEFADMRGSGRILRLGACLGLAQQERGNWNLWKLTDVKSGKWTKLDGIIIGVALSTVMKELHFECSDTCLPVILMDDIFWFYYVVERQFVVVRFNLANQSFVFLPIKYASFFTQLFHHVHTLLSPNKCYL; from the coding sequence ATGGAAGTAAGGAAGAGGCTGACAGTGACGGCTGAAGTAGATCCTCCTTGTCATCATCATCGATATCCAACTCGCTGGAAACTTCGTCGTCACGCCTCCCATTCTTCTCTTTCTTCTCATCCTCAGGCTAATGTTACAGTACATGTTCCCTGCAAGCGAAAGAAAGTCGTAAAATGTATTCTATATCTTCCAAGAGATATAATGTTCGACATCTTACTCCTTGTTCCGGTCATTGTCCTGCATCAGGTCGTGAGATATGTGTGCAAACCGTGGAACGATATAGTTAACGACCCTCGTTTCATCAAAGCCCATTATCAATTGTCTTCAGCCGGTCTACTTGTTCAAAACCCCTTAACCTCACTTCCAATTTACAATATTGAGGGAGACAATTCAACGGAATTTGAATTTCCCTCTAATGCCAGAATTTTTGGTTCGTTCAATGGGTTAGTTTTGTTTCACGATTTGAATAACCTGCAAATATTAAGTGTGATTAATCCTGTGACTAAAGTCAAAATTAGTCTGCCTCCCGTGCATGGGTTGAATAATTTGTGGTTAAATATCGGTTTTGCAATTTCTTCCTGTGGTCATTATAATGTGGTGGTGACCCCTCCTAATAAAGTACGTGTGATGGTATTTACTATTGGCATTGATAAAGCTTGGAGATTTATCGATCTTCAAGGTAAATCAGAGATGAAGAGTATAACCAGGACTGCTCCACGCTTTATTGCAGGAATGTTGTATTTTTGTAATTCAAGTAATTTCCCTTGTTTTGCCATGGATGTCGATACTGAAACTATTTATGTAATTGATAAGCCAAATGAGTTTGCTGACATGAGAGGAAGTGGCCGTATTTTAAGGTTGGGAGCATGTCTAGGGTTGGCACAGCAGGAGAGAGGTAATTGGAACCTCTGGAAATTGACAGACGTAAAATCAGGGAAGTGGACTAAACTGGATGGGATCATTATAGGCGTAGCTTTAAGCACGGTTATGAAAGAGTTACATTTTGAATGTAGCGACACGTGCCTGCCTGTTATATTGATGGACGATATATTCTGGTTTTACTATGTTGTTGAAAGGCAGTTTGTTGTGGTTCGTTTTAATCTGGCCAACCAAAGCTTTGTGTTTTTACCGATCAAGTATGCATCCTTTTTCACCCAACTTTTTCATCATGTACACACATTGCTTTCACCCAACAAGTGCTATCTTTGA